The sequence ACGACGGAGGATGACGGTTGGCATGTAGACCGGTGTACTGCGAAAATTAAAATTCTCTTCCCCAAAGGGTCCTGTCAAGCACCCCTTGCAGAGACAATATGCCTCTGGGATATACTTGGGATATCTTGTTGGATTATATGAGATCCTATAATCAGAAAACAAGTAAAAGCAGTCATAAACCATACAGCATTTATTCTAGAGTACAGTCAGTATTAATATTATTGATAAcatttacatagcaccagcatGCTCTGTAGTACTTAGTAATTGCGCACATTGTACTTGCAACATTTCTTCCTGGTTTTACTGCCTAaatgcataccttccaacatgtGGGTATCCAGTCTTGGGACAGGAGGCGTGGTAATTTcacattgggggtgtggctacaaCCTGGGGCGTATCTAGCGCTATTGAACTACTAGGATACACCtgtactctcctcccctccaaacaccattcATAACAAAATGAACACAATCTGGTTGTAAGAAGCTAAGGCCAAGTGGCTTGATCTGCCTGTCCATGGTAGTCTTTCAGAACATAAGTATGAGAAGAGTTCTGGACAAAATCaagacttttttaaaaataaacttgatTATACTCAGTGAAATGAACATTAAAATTCCCTACAGAAAAATATAAACGATCAGCCccaccccaccccaaaaaaattggccacacccacttgccaaatatcactcccacttagatggggggggcgccggtgccctgtcttgcccagggcactaaaatatctagttacggcactgagggcagtcaagatatggagttcactgccagggaaggttgtgatggcagattcaatagatatgtttaagaaaaggttagacaaatttttagcggaagagtgtatccagggatacaacttaattaaaataaagaatagtaatggatatagggtaaaaataggactgcaacattggggctggagggattttcacaattgaaacagattggcggttgcttactctggatcaatttcaaacatAAGTGCagaatcgcaggagatccaaaataggttgaacttgatggactggtgtcttttttcaacctcatcaactatgttactatgttgcaACCAAGGCCTTTGTTTGCCTCGGGTCATTGAACAGCAATACTGGAAAACTAATGTAGACTGGATTATGTGAGCTgtgattattaatgtttattactGGTGTAAGTTTGTGTTTCTGTGGTAAAAGCCATCACATCTTAATGTGCTCAATCATCCAAAATTCTGTTTGGCTTAGTGTCTGTATTTACTGACCAGATGGCATTGAGTTACTGCAATTCAGTTGTTCTGTCTGATTTACGAACAACTGGATCTGTCCAATTTAGCCTTTTGTGTATCGGCAAAATCTCTGCAGTTCCAGTTATTTAGCGATCAGGTCAGCCCTGTATAACAAGCCAAACACTGATGTTTCCATGATACAGGCCATGAGGTTTATCTAGATTATGTTGTAATAACCTGAACTTCAAAATATCCCAACTAAATCTGCCCACCAACATTGTAATATAGTCTATGTTTCCCATGCTTTCAGGTAGGCCATTACCTACACACGCATGTAGAGAAGCCTTGGCTGACCCAGTTTACCACCATAATAGATCAATATTCGATCTGGCATTgtcacaaatttattaaaaaaaatggtcaAATAAAGCGGTGTGTGGCCAGAATAAATGGTTCTGTGACAGCAGCGTAAGTGGTTCTATGACAGCAGCGTAAATGGTTCTGTGATAGCAGAGTATGTGGTTCTATGACAGCAGCGTAAATGGTTCTGTGATAGCAGCGTAAGTGGTTCTGCGACAACAGCGTAAGTGGTTCTGTGACAGCAGAGTATGTGGTTCTATGACAGCAGCGTAAGTGGTTCTAGGACAGCAGCGTAAATGGTTCTGTGATAGCAGAGTATGTGGTTCTATGACAGCAGCGTAAATGGTTCTGTGACAGCAGCGTAAATGGTTCTATGACAGCAGCGTAAGTGGTTCTAGGACAGCAGCGTAAATGGTTCTGTGATAGCAGAGTATGTGGTTCTATGACAGCAGCGTAAATGGTTCTGTGATAGCAGCGTAAGTGGTTCTGCGACAACAGCGTAAGTGGTTCTGTGACAGCAGAGTAAGTGGTTCTGTGACAGCAGCGTTATTGGTTCTGTGACAGCAGCGCAAGTGGTTCTGTGACAGCAGAGTAAGTGGTTCTATGACAGCAGAGTAAGTGGTTCTGCGACAGCAGCATAAGTGGCTTTGTGACAACAGCGTAAGTGGTTCTGTGACAGCAGAGTAAGTGGTTCTGTGACAACAGCATAAGTTGTTCTGTGACAACAGCATAAGTTGTTCTGTGAAAACACCATAAGTGGTTGTATGACAACAGCATAAGTGGTTCTGTGACAGCAGAGTAAGTGGTTCTGTGACAACAGCATAAGTTGTTCTGTGAAAACACCATAAGTGGTTGTATGACAACAGCATAAGTGGTTCTGTGAAAACACCATAAGTGGCTTTGTGACAACAGCGTAAGTGGTTTTGTAACAATAGTGCAAGTCACtatttcccaactccagtcctcagggacccctaacagtgcaggttttccaggtgaccagtgaaataattaggaccacctatggatcttttaaaatgtgtcagttagtaatgaatacacctgtgctccagcaaagagatatggaaaacctgcactgcagtggcgcacgcagggggggggggttctggtatacagcaccgccgcggacgcttctttgacagcgccgcggctgctgtattgtACAGTACTGCCGAAATGGAGATGCAGCTCTCTCGCTGGTTtttttctttcccccccccctcctcccccctcctgaAAATCCTGCGTGCTCCCCTACACTGTTAGGggttcctgaggactggagttgggaaacactggtgtaAGTGGTTCTGGGACAACAGAGTGAGTGGTTCTATGACAACGTGGGGTTAATGTGGATCCTTATTTTTCATGACGTTGGGAGAAGACTCACAGATACTATTCGCTATCATTAGGCCGCACTCTACAGAAAAAGACTGACAGTTTTGCTACAGGTTTTCAATTCGGTGCATATTTCTTGCAACAAATGTTTGTTCTCACAACTCAGGTAAGTTCAATCTGACCAGTTTGTGGACAATGCAATCTATGGAATACAAAATCTAGAGTGATGGTAAAGATACTGCACAATTACCTATATGCCCATGGAGAGATACTGTGTATATTGACCGGCAGCCGAGGTTTGCCACTCGCTGGAGCACTAAGACGGGTTCCGGCCGGGCAGCTGACGTTCCCTCTGTCCAGGGGCTGCAGCTGCAGTGTGTGGTGATAGGCACTAAGCATGCCGGCAGCCAGGTGCCCGTACATCTGTTCCAACACCTCTTCCTGGCGGTCGGCACAACTCTTGGTCTTTGGCGGAGCTCGTTTCATTGTTTTAGAACCATCTGAGCTGACAATCAGTAATCCAAACAAGAACACCAGAGCTGCCTGTAACAAACAGACCTGCAGACAGGAGTAAAGATGTTTACTAACACTGCAACTTGTCATTGAAGGTTTATACTTTGTTACAGCTCTGCCACTATGAAAAGATGGTTTATGTGAAATGCTTCATGTTTTTGCAATTTGAGCTCTATACTTTACTGATCCGTGGGAGACAATAAACACATCAGGACTGATTCAACTTCGAacacaatgtgaacgcaacttgcgtttcaAAACACCACACGTAACTTGTACACACGTACTGTACGTCTGTATTCAAACAGAAGCGGATCTCAAgacacgtttccatttgaatctgggtataaggaCACTATGActatacgttacttgccgtatgtagatagAACACAGTGGAGGATACACACatgaatatgtgcaatataaagtcagaacacatgcaaaaaaatattttacaaaataaatgtacaactcTACatgctataatcattaataaaaacatatacgtgtcagtcatcactatcactcggcacttacatctaccctgtagctggtgcaaatcatACGGCTACAACAACACGTACGTAAGAGGCGCCCTAAACTTGAATCAACTGCATCTACGTAGGCAggttactgtacattgccaacgTTCAACTGCTCCGTTACGCCCTTCAAGTCTTAGACAGACATAAGTGTCATTCGCATTTGTACTTACATTGCATGCatttgtgttcactggtgtaaggTCTGTTAAtcagcatgcgcagagctacTTCACACAAGATAGGTAACGGGACTTACGTCTGAAGATTAATCATGCCCATGATCTCTAAACAAATAGCAatctctgcaaagttaattacattttcattattattttttatttccataatatgcaaatgaaaaagacccaaattcagagtattataaagtgtcacttttttgcttttaaaattgagatcagtgcaatcaggatataggggagatgtatcaaaccttaggggggaatttttacagctgtaaaaagaccccaaatatgcatcacgtcactgggggcggggccaaaatggcgtaattcacgaagccccgccccctacgccAATACCCCGCTCtaggaactcccagacgtaaccaacataatgttggcaattatgactaatcagcttctgtcatttatctagcagagtctataaaatgacagaaactgattagttgctatgggcaacgcttccactttatctctcttgaaggtttaatacatctcccctgtatatatggtggagtaaacagaactacagtatatagcatgcagcactcagcagtgcagtgtgtcttgagctgacagggaagggaatgtatcctgtgactcatgagctaaatgatctaaatgatttGAAAGATTTGAAAGAGTGGAATGATTTGGAGACTCGTATGAGTCACTGAGTGAAATGATTTGGAGACTCGTATGAGTCACTGAGTGAAATGATTTGGAGACTCGTATGAgtcactgagtgaaatgaactagatgaactaatgaactccagccaggagaatgactcatgactcatagtcagtgatcagctccagagtctcacacaatgtctgagcacagcagtaccacctttggtagtttagaggtactgactcatgagtattaaatgagagagctgaatagaaacaaaagagccagtgtgaatgacacagtgagtgaggctgctggagctgctctgctTCTTCTCTAACTCTGTCAAAATACTTACCCTTCCAcattcccccgccgctccgtcggacccggaagcctggctagctgaccacgcttctgttctggtgacccgtgtaccgacccggtttgattgactccgagaccgcttcctgattctgtctgcattgcctgcctgtgtaccgacccggcctgtccgactactctcatctgctcctattccgctgtactacatcttggggcaaacctgaggaccgcgacctgcgactcctggcagcaaagcccattccgccttgcggcggttcttggtgaataccggggagatcgttagactccacacctcaggtaagccagcgttaatcaagattagtagtgaatccagtaaatccgttacaaactcctcccacttgttttagttcctggtgaactaatctttgccagagctgtgaactaaatgatttagttcactttgaagattagttcatttgaactaatcattcgtgaactacccatcactacgcCACAAACCCTCGTCACTTCTCTAAATACACACATGCATTTCCGTGCACACCCGTTCACCACTGTTCAGTTGTGCTGTAGCTGTGGTAAGCGGCATAAGTCTTTCAATATTCTGGCAATTGGCACAGAATgctgtccaaaagtggacaaaaCCGTTCGGGTATATGATGACTTGTACACATACAGTACTTTCATTAGTTCTGGAAAGCCAGATTTGCTGACTGGAAGCTGCCATAAAAATATCTATCAAATAGTTCTGCATGGCAAAAAGCCAGAAGCTG is a genomic window of Mixophyes fleayi isolate aMixFle1 chromosome 2, aMixFle1.hap1, whole genome shotgun sequence containing:
- the IL17D gene encoding interleukin-17D, which produces MSSSSADPYSPACLLPSDHLSSVILSPALHTFRMQPRNKVCLLQAALVFLFGLLIVSSDGSKTMKRAPPKTKSCADRQEEVLEQMYGHLAAGMLSAYHHTLQLQPLDRGNVSCPAGTRLSAPASGKPRLPVNIHSISPWAYRISYNPTRYPKYIPEAYCLCKGCLTGPFGEENFNFRSTPVYMPTVILRRTSSCTGGRYVYVEDYITIPVGCTCVPEQEKETEPDDVNSSLEKEKFKVPINKSEKPSTN